Below is a genomic region from Brassica oleracea var. oleracea cultivar TO1000 chromosome C9, BOL, whole genome shotgun sequence.
GTACTATTCTTCCATCCTTATCAGATAAATGGTTTGATTGATAGTGCCATCCTCTACATAGAGTAGGCATCAGCTGTACCAACGAAAGTTCCTTAATATGTGTTTCCAAAATTGCTCCGAGTATAGGTTTATGGCTATTGAGCCAATTAATAAAGGTCTGATGCTTGCTCGGGTCATTTAGACCGCGAACGTTCCAAAAAAAAAGTTTACAACTCATCAGGAAGAAAAAAGGTTGTCTCAAGCAGGCTGGAGATGAGGACTAGTAGTGAGGACTGAAAACGGGATAAAAGAGTTGGGGTTGAAGTTTGGAGTGTCTGATATGAAAGCGCCTAAACCTTCATGAAGGAAAGGAGAGATATGGGTCTGGTTAGAGGTTTTGGTGGAGTCAATGGAGTTTTGAGGTGGGGAAAGTGAAGGAGAAGAACAGGTTCTTTTCAGGGAAGGTTTACGTGGCTTGTCAGAAGGACTTTGAGGGAGAGAATGGATTTTAGTAGGGTCTTTAACAGGCTTGGAAACGGATATGGGAGTCAGGAATGTTGGTGGGGGAGGTACAAAAGAGCTTTTTGAGGTTGAGTTTTTTTTAGGAGTAGAGGAACAAGACGCATCTTTAGAAGCGGAAGCAGGAACTTGCTGCTTCTTGGCTACGTAGTGCTTAGTTTGGGATGGTTCAGAGGGCTTTTTGGCTGGAGTTGCTAATCCTTTTCCTTTTTGTTTGTTTGCAGTCGGAACTGGTGCTGGTGGGACCTTGAGACAGTTACGAACAACATGACCCAGTTCTTGACAATGAGAGCAGGTAGCAGGCAACCACGGGTAATCAACCTGAACCTCCACCACCTCTCCACTTTGACGTGAGAATTCAACGACTTTAGGAAGTTGCTTAGTGAGATCGACCTCTACCTTGACGTGGGAGAGTGTAAGGCTGACCAGATTCAAGGTAAAATCATCTGTCTCTCTTGGATCCCCAACTAGTCCTGCAACTAGACTGAGTCCTTGCTGGTGTCGTAAGTCGAGGGGAACCCCAGTTAGATGAGCCCAGATTTTGATCGAACTAAGAATAGGAGTAGTTGAAGAATGACTAGCTGCCCATTGTGCTGTATGAAACATAGAATCACCAATGTACCAAATATATTTTTCCAGAATATTTTGGCGCAGGTAATCACTGGTGATGCGGACAATGGCTGAATGGTTTAAGGGGTTGTTGTGGATCTCTAGTCTTTTCCCTTTGCCCCACATATGGTTGAGAACACTCTGAATCTGATGGAAAGGTGGAGATCTTCCATTAAAATAGCAGACAATGAAATCCTTATGCATTTCTGCCCCTTTCTGAAAGACAGAGTCATGAATCATTACACGAGGACGACCGTTATCTGCAATGGTTACAAGAGCCAATCTAGTGAGAGATTTATATCCTTTAACACGAAGTTGTTCAGCAAGAGTCGGGATAAGGGGGGAGGGTGATGAAAGGTTTGGTTAGGGGGCGGAGAGGCGGCTTGGGTCTTAGGCAATGGTGGAAGGGAGGAAGGGTTTGAGTTTGGGTCATGGACAGTGGGGAGTATTCTGATACCTACAGAGGCACCATTAGTTATCAGTGGGGAAGAACTTCCCGGTGGAAGAACAGTAAAGGTCTCAACTGCTGTTCCCACACCGGAGCCAGTAGGAGAGACAGTTGTTTCAGCTTCAGAGGTAGTTGTTGGGTTAGGGTTTCCTGTAGCGGGAACATATCCAGATTGGATCTGAGAGCCAGAGGCAAAGAAGTTTATGGATTGCTCAGTTCCAAGCACAAGAACTGGAGAGGCTAGTGGAGAAGACTGAGTCATAGTGACATCAGTAGTTGAGGGTGAGGAGCGACGAGAGGCACATGTAGGTTTGGAAGCGGCTGCCGATAAGGGAGGGAATTGGATGGGGGAGAGTGGAGGGTTCTGGTCTGGAGGGTCAGGAGGGGGGGGCTGGGGGAGGGAGGAGAGCTTCACCTGAGGCAGGTGACGACGGTTCGAAGGCGGAAGATCAGCTAGGAATGGTCCAACGAGACTGCATTGGGAAGTGTGTCAGAGAGAAACTGACTTTTGTAACAAACATTTTATAACAATTTTTTTAAACAGTGATAAACAGAACGAAGTAAACTCAAAATAAGCATAAAACTATAAACACTGATAACTGTTAAATATGGGTCTGACAATATCGATAACTCCAAGCTTGTCAACGAATAAGAATCGGTTTCGCAGTCTCATGCCTATGTCATAGAACTTTAAAATGTGTAAAGAACAGTTTTTTTTTTCTGCACCAAACTCTTATATTAAACTAAAATCTGGTGGACGAATACATCCAGAGGTAAACTTCACAGCAAGACGAAATCAAAAACTATTACAACAAAAGATAAAAGCGTTAAAAGGGCGAAAATACCCATAGACATATTTCACTTGAGACTCTAAAACTGATGTTCCTAAGAATATACTAAGATCGAGATATGGACTGACAAAAAATACCTAAAGATTGGGTTTTGTTGACGGTTGGTGAACATCAACACTGGTGATACATTGGCTTAAGACAAGTTAAATTATCGTTTTAACATATAACTAATATAAAAAGCTGCAGAAATCATAATTTTTAGGAATGTAGGAATAGTGAAAAGCCAATACCAAAAATCATAAACTCAGTCTCTTACTTCTTTCCATATTAAATTACGAAACCAATAACAAACAACATATACTTCGCCCAAAATATAATAGAGGTAAGGACGACAGATGAAATACAGCAAGACAGACACGTGAAATTTGGGATGCGTTTTTGTTTTTTGGTGCTTTGTTGTGTAGTTTCATGAAAGAAAATTTACATGTGTGCCTGGACCATTTAATCTTTTTCTTTATAACTTTCTTACTTTCTTACCTTTTTATCGTTTATTTTACAAAGGAGTCCGACGACGAACTAAGAATTTGATATACAAGTACCAGTTCATATAATTTATGTATCAATCTATATCACAGTACACCGTAAGGTTAATAATCTAGATAACAGTGAAGCTTTTTTTGGTAAAAAATAACAGTGAAGCTTTATTAAATCATGTTAGCAAATAGTAATCATTTTTGTTAAAAAAACACTAGTTTTGTCAATTACATACACAAAAATTTAAGTTGAAGTAGGGAAATGTCCATATTGGAAGAAAAATTAAATATATAATATACAAAAAGTGTGACAATTTGTCAACAAATGACACAATTAATTTTACACGCGCGTGATCGTGATCGTGTTTTTAATACAGCATCAAATCATAAATTTAGAGTATAGTATAGAATTTACATTCATTAACAGTATAGTATGTTTTTTAATTGCATGTAATTTATTGTAAATTTATATTTTTATTCTATTTTTTCTACAATAATAAAACTCTTTATCTTTAAAATCAAAAAGAAAAAAATGGGAATATGATTTACATAAAAAGTTGTCAACGAAAATGATGGAAGAAGTGGAAAAACTATCATATAAAATGAAGGAGAAGAAG
It encodes:
- the LOC106314222 gene encoding uncharacterized protein LOC106314222, which codes for MHKDFIVCYFNGRSPPFHQIQSVLNHMWGKGKRLEIHNNPLNHSAIVRITSDYLRQNILEKYIWYIGDSMFHTAQWAASHSSTTPILSSIKIWAHLTGVPLDLRHQQGLSLVAGLVGDPRETDDFTLNLVSLTLSHVKVEVDLTKQLPKVVEFSRQSGEVVEVQVDYPWLPATCSHCQELGHVVRNCLKVPPAPVPTANKQKGKGLATPAKKPSEPSQTKHYVAKKQQVPASASKDASCSSTPKKNSTSKSSFVPPPPTFLTPISVSKPVKDPTKIHSLPQSPSDKPRKPSLKRTCSSPSLSPPQNSIDSTKTSNQTHISPFLHEGLGAFISDTPNFNPNSFIPFSVLTTSPHLQPA